A DNA window from Calliphora vicina chromosome 1, idCalVici1.1, whole genome shotgun sequence contains the following coding sequences:
- the lost gene encoding methenyltetrahydrofolate synthase domain-containing protein has protein sequence METENSNLTPAAATEEAAATKNGGNATQEVSSTTQAVEPTKRSLRVQTWKKLQENKFGVGFNAIFNRIPGFVDSDKAGALLAETEEFKNAKEIKVLIDRALSVAKLQTLLAGKNLYLPSTRDSKALYLKVDVPADATEEQKNEILNIQNLEKHRIEISLENKLELDMVIIGSVVVSRDGYRIGRGNGFNDLDIGLLMEIGSITDKTVIATMVHDSQVVDNLPTNLFQRYDSPVDMIITPTEVIRVAKRLPRPTGIFWELLSERRLKMIPVLQVLKETQEQAGKVIVLKEEDTDVEQHQRNHNRRRYLPRRRYGGNRRYQRRTVSQNNAEQQQGGENNGQQQKRNPPQRRRFINRRRRPTKSEGDQSGVESKSQDRKSAGEGGNRRPKSRKNRPTRDFSVKVSNISRDVRIKDLKKELRSRECNPMAITWKGQYGRCYLHFGNRNGQPSTEDDMNKVLEALNDLSLTITPSDNKNDKTSPAATNGEEGGAAGDAGGEQQEQKTEEQKTEEHKTEEQKTEVQKTEEAADATPKATKVVNLKVELIKHSDKAKSNAAAAVGPGAEAVTAGAGGAVNGGGDPATGGDASSARIESVDTTTV, from the exons ctCAAGCTGTTGAGCCCACCAAACGCTCATTGCGTGTGCAAACATGGAAGAAATtgcaagaaaacaaatttggtgTAGGTTTCAATGCCATTTTCAATCGCATACCAGGTTTTGTGGACAGTGACAAGGCCGGCGCTCTATTGGCCGAAACTGAGGAATTCAAAAATGCca AGGAAATTAAGGTTTTAATTGATCGCGCTTTGTCTGTCGCTAAATTGCAAACATTACTTGCTGGCAAGAATTTGTATTTGCCCAGTACACGCGATTCTAAGGCTTTGTACTTGAAGGTCGATGTACCAGCCGATGCAACAGAAGAACAAAAGAACGAAATTCTCAATATCCAGAATCTTGAAAAACATCGTATTGAAATTT ctTTGGAAAACAAACTCGAACTGGATATGGTCATCATTGGTTCAGTTGTTGTGTCACGCGATGGCTATCGCATTGGTCGCGGCAATGGTTTCAATGACTTAGACATCGGTCTCCTTATGGAAATTGGCTCTATAACTGATAAAACCGTCATTGCCACAATGGTACATGACTCTCAAGTGGTTGATAATCTACCAACAAATCTATTCCAAAGATATGATTCTCCCGTTGATATGATTATTACACCCACCGAGGTTATACGCGTTGCCAAACGTTTGCCCCGTCCCACTGGCATTTTCTGGGAATTACTCTCAGAACGTCGCCTTAAAATGATACCCGTACTCCAAGTACTCAAAGAAACTCAGGAACAGGCCGGCAAGGTCATTGTCCTCAAAGAGGAAGACACAGATGTTGAACAGCATCAACGCAACCATAATCGTCGTCGTTACTTACCACGTCGTCGCTATGGTGGCAATCGTCGTTATCAACGTCGTACTGTCTCACAGAATAATGCCGAACAACAGCAAGGTGGCGAAAATAATGGCCAACAACAGAAACGTAATCCACCACAAAGAAGACGTTTCATCAATCGCAGAAGACGTCCAACTAAG tccgAAGGTGATCAATCTGGTGTAGAATCGAAGAGTCAAGATCGTAAATCGGCTGGCGAAGGTGGCAACAGAAGACCAAAGTCACGTAAGAATCGCCCAACACGCGATTTCTCTGTTAAAGTATCCAACATTTCACGTGATGTCCGCATCAAGGATTTGAAGAAAGAATTGCGTAGTCGCGAATGTAATCCAATGGCCATTACATGGAAGG gaCAATATGGTCGCTGTTATTTGCATTTCGGCAATCGTAATGGCCAACCCAGCACTGAAGATGACATGAACAAAGTGCTGGAAGCTTTGAACGATCTCTCCTTGACTATCACACCCAGTGATAATAAAAATGACAAAACCAGCCCTGCTGCCACCAATGGTGAAGAGGGTGGAGCTGCTGGTGATGCTGGTGGTGAGCAACAGGAACAAAAAACCGAGGAACAAAAAACCGAGGAACATAAAACAGAGGAACAAAAAACCGAGGTACAAAAAACCGAGGAGGCTGCTGATGCCACCCCCAAAGCAACCAAGGTTGTCAACTTGAAGGTGGAATTGATCAAACACAGTGACAAAGCAAAAAGTAATGCAGCTGCTGCAGTAGGACCAGGAGCAGAAGCAGTTACTGCTGGAGCTGGTGGCGCCGTTAATGGCGGTGGAGATCCAGCTACTGGCGGAGATGCTAGCTCAGCACGTATTGAGTCTGTCGATACCACTACGGTATAG